TCGCCGCACCACCGGCGCCTGCCGGCCTCGCCGTCTGGACCATCGGGCCGTCCTGGTCGCCGTCGGTCTCCGGCGCCGGATCCAGGCTCCGCGGATGACAGAAACCTTCGGTGCCGTGGCGATCCTCGTCGGTGGGGTGATGGCCTCCAACGGTTGGCCCGGTCCCGGTCTGCTCCTGCTGACCGGTTCCGCACTCGCCTTGGTGGCCGGCGCCCTGGTCCCCGGAATTGCGGGCGCAACGCGAGGATCAGTTCGTCCTGGGCTACCGGGGGCCGTCGGGACGGTGCTCGCACCCCGGAAACGTTGTCCCACTTCGTCCAAGGTGCGGCCCGTGGCGACCGGACTGGTCACCTACGTGGCGGGCCTCGCGCTGTTCTACGTCGGCGATCGCCGCCTCACCCGCCTGCCCATCGTGGTCGAGGTGGCCGGCACCGTCACCGTACTGGCGAGCCCGGCACTCACCTGGAACCAATGGCATGGTTTCGCCCCGACCTTCGGCGCCGCGACGGCCGTTGGGGTGGTGGTACTCGGCATCGTTCGGGACAAGCTGATGCTCTCGGCGGCCGGCTCGGTCGGTCTCCTGGTCAACATCCCGTGGATCATCGTCTGGTACTTCCCCGGACAGGGTCGGGTGCCACTGCTGATCGCGGTGTCCGGCGCGTTGATTCTCTGCATCGCAGTCCTCCTGGCCCGCACCGGTCACCACCGCCACCGCCCGGCGCTCTGACCCGCCCGGTCCCGGCTCAGGCCGACAAGCAGACCGCCGGGGAGATCGAACCAGCGCAGCTGTTCGAAGTCCCGTCGGCAGCGAGAGTCGGTCCAGCTCAGCCGAATCGGCGGCGGCTCGCGGACGGGCGAGGATCTCCCGTGCCTGCTGCAGATACTTCTCCAAGTCGCTCTCGGGAGCCCGATCATCCTGGTGGGGGTACCGCATCTCGCCGTCCGCGGTGTAACTGATCTGGCCCAGGCGCATCGGCGGTTCCACCGGTCCGAGACGATGGCGCCAGAGGCCGGCGCCGGGGTCGAACCGGTAGTCCGGTAGGAGTCGGCTGCCCTCGCGCGCGACCAGCCGCACCGCCTCGACGAGATAGCCGAACACCGGCTCGGAGATGAAGTAGTTGAAATTGATCCTGACCCACCCCGGCTTGATTCCCTCGCAGCCGTGGGCGATCTCGCGCTCGAACGCCCGCGAGTGGTCCAGGTCGATGCCGAGCAGGCGGTGCCCGTACGGCCCGGCGCAGGAGCAGCCGCCGCGCGACTGGATCCCGAACAGGTCGTTGAGCAGGGACACCACGAAGTTGTGATGCAGGTACCGGCTTTGCGACCGCGAACCACGAACGAGACGATCGAGAGCCGATCGGCGTCGAGGTTGCCCAGGATCTCGATGTTCGGCTCCTGCTGCCAGGCCGCGATGGCCCGCCGCAGGAAGTGATCCTCGTGGGCGCGGATCACCGTGACACCGACCGCCTGCTTGAGCTGGAACACCAACCCGGCCCTGATCGACTCGACAATGGCCGGCGTGCCGCCTTCCTCCCGCTGGGCCGGGTCGGTGAGGTACCGGTGATCGGTCGGGTTGACATAGGCCACGGTGCCCCCACCAGGCACGTCCGGAACGCGATTGCGGAGCAGTTCGCGCCGGACGACCAGCACCCCTGGAGTGCTCGGACCGCCGATGAACTTGTGTGGACTGAGGAAGATCGCATCCTTGTACGCCAACGGATCCGAACCCGCGGGGCCGTACATCTCGATGTCGATGTACGGCGCCGCGGCGGCGAAATCCCAGAACGACAGGGCGCCGTGTTCATGAAGGAGCCGCGAGATGCCGTGCGTGTCACTGACAATGCCGGTCACATTGCTGGCGGCGGAGAACGACCCGATCTTCAAGGGTCGGGCCGCGTGACGAACCAGCTCCGCTTCCAGGATCCGGACGTCGATGTGACCATCGGCGTCCTGCGGGATCACCACCACGTCGGCGATCGTCTCGCGCCAGGGCAGCTCATTGGAATGGTGCTCGAAGGGGCCGATGAAGACGACCGGCCGCTCCTGCACCGGAATGGCCGCACTGAGCTGGTAGCGATCCTCGAGGGCGGCCGGGATCCGCAACCCGAGGATGCCGACCAGCTTGTCGATGGCGCCGGTGCAACCCGAACCGGCGAAGATGACGACCGTCTCGGCATCGCCACCCACCGCGTCGGAGATGATCGATCGGGCGTCCTCGCGGAGTCTGGTGGTCTGCAGTCCGGTCCCACTGGACTCGGTGTGGGTGTTGGCGTACCGCGGCAGCACCTCGTCCCGCACGAAGTCCTCGATGAACGACAACGCCCGGCCGGACGCGGTGTAGTCGGCATAGGTGACGCGCCGCGGCCCGTACGGGCCCGGCATCACCTGATCGTCGCCGATCACCGACTCCCGGATGCGCCGGAGCAGCGGGGTGTCGCACGGGATGGTCTCGTCCACCTCCCAGACCCTAGTCGCCAAGGGGCCCATCGACCCGGGTCGCCGACTCAGCGACCGAACATCTTGGCGAAGAATCCCCCGCCCGAGGTGCTCGGCTCCGATGCGTGTCCGGGACAGCGCTCGGCGCGGGGCACACCGCGCATGACGGCATCGACGTGCTGGCCGCAGCCGGCCCAGGTGGTCTTGCCGCACTGGCGGCAGTTCACTGCTCGGCACATGTTTGTCACTCCTGGAGGACGAAGGGTCGGTTCCCGTTCGACTATACCCCCTGGGGTATCCGGCGGCCGTCGTGCGAGCAACGGAACAATCCGGGAATCGGCCCGTTGTATACCCGTAGGGGTATCGTTCGAGGTCAGGTCGAAGAGCGGCCCGGGATCACGAGAACTGCGTCCATCGGTACCTTCGACCGGGCGTACCGAGATCGGGCTCCGGCGCCGAGACTGCCGCCACCGGTAGCGTTTCCACATTCACGCCCAGCATTTTCCCAGAGGAGAGCCACCATGGTCGAACTCGACCCGAGCAAGATGACCGCTGTCGTGAATCGACTACGCCGTGCCCAAGGACAGATCGGCGGCGTCCTGAAGATGATCGAGGAGGGCCGGGAATGCCAGGACATCGTGGCCCAACTCGCGGCCGTCAGCCGCGCCGTCGACCGGGCCGGTTTCGCGGTCGTGGCCACCGGTCTCAAGCAGTGCCTGCTGGAATCCGGGGGTCAGGAAACCATCGACACGGCGGCCATGGAGAAGATGTTCCTCTCGCTGGCCTGAGCGCCGATCTCGGGGCCGGGACCAACCGGCTGGTGGATTGCCCACCGGCCGGTTGAGCGCTCAGCGCGCGGTCATGGGTAGTCCGACCTGGCCGGCGTAGTCGAAGGAGTCGTCGACCGCCACGACCTGGATGCCGTGCGCGGCCAGGATGGACGCGGCGATGGAGGCGCGGTAGCCGCCGGCGCAATGCACCCACACCTCGCCCGCCGGAACCTCAGCCAGACGCCCCAGCAACTCGTGCAACGGGATACCCACCGCACCCTGGATATGGGACCTGTCCCACTCGGCCCGGCGCCGCACATCCAGGATCGTCACCGGGCGGTGATGACGGACCTGGACCAGATCGGCGAACGTCGCCCGCTCGATCCGGCCCAACGAATCGTCCGTCCACTCCGCCGGCCCGCCGACGGCTGCCGCCGCCGGCCGATCGATCCCGATCCGCACCAACTCCCGCTGCGCCTGCGCCACCTGCTCCGCGCTCTCACCCAACAACGTCAACGGCGTACCCCACGGAAACAGCCACCCCAGATACGTCGCGAACTGCCCGTCCAAACCGAAATTGAACGTGCCCCGCACGTGCCCGGCCGCAAACGCCGTCCGCGACCGCAGATCCACCAACCACTCCCCGGCCTCCAACCGGGCGCGCAACTGCGCCTTGTCGGCCGGCTCCGGCGCCGACAGATCAGGCGCCCCCGGCCCCGCCGCGTTGGCCGGACCCATCCGCGCGTAGTACGCCGGCCA
This window of the Nakamurella panacisegetis genome carries:
- a CDS encoding MBL fold metallo-hydrolase, coding for MVAIVPIDTPTLGDRSYLVHDGRVALVVDPQRDIDRVLELASAAGVRITHVFETHLHNDYVTGGLALARVTGAAYHVNAADEVAFDRVPVVDGQVVEVGPSMRVEVMATPGHTFTHLSYVLSAEGEQVGVFSGGSLLFGSTGRPDLLGPDHTHALVHHQYASAHRLAESLPDAAQVLPTHGFGSFCSATQSEATASTIGQEKRMNPALTMAEQAWVDELLGGLDAWPAYYARMGPANAAGPGAPDLSAPEPADKAQLRARLEAGEWLVDLRSRTAFAAGHVRGTFNFGLDGQFATYLGWLFPWGTPLTLLGESAEQVAQAQRELVRIGIDRPAAAAVGGPAEWTDDSLGRIERATFADLVQVRHHRPVTILDVRRRAEWDRSHIQGAVGIPLHELLGRLAEVPAGEVWVHCAGGYRASIAASILAAHGIQVVAVDDSFDYAGQVGLPMTAR
- a CDS encoding metal-sensitive transcriptional regulator, with the protein product MVELDPSKMTAVVNRLRRAQGQIGGVLKMIEEGRECQDIVAQLAAVSRAVDRAGFAVVATGLKQCLLESGGQETIDTAAMEKMFLSLA